A single Pan troglodytes isolate AG18354 chromosome 19, NHGRI_mPanTro3-v2.0_pri, whole genome shotgun sequence DNA region contains:
- the LUC7L3 gene encoding luc7-like protein 3 isoform X10 produces MISAAQLLDELMGRDRNLAPDEKRSNVRWDHESVCKYYLCGFCPAELFTNTRSDLGPCEKIHDENLRKQYEKSSRFMKVGYERDFLRYLQSLLAEVERRIRRGHARLALSQNQQSSGAAGPTGKNEEKIQVLTDKIDVLLQQIEELGSEGKVEEAQGMMKLVEQLKEERELLRSTTSTIESFAAQEKQMEVCEVCGAFLIVGDAQSRVDDHLMGKQHMGYAKIKATVEELKEKLRKRTEEPDRDERLKKEKQEREEREKEREREREERERKRRREEEEREKERARDRERRKRSRSRSRHSSRTSDRRCSRSRDHKRSRSRERRRSRSRDRRRSRSHDRSERKHRSRSRDRRRSKSRDRKSYKHRSKSRDREQDRKSKEKDRVSVSPRLSAVARSWLTAASTSPAQGRR; encoded by the exons ATGATTTCGGCCGCGCAGTTGTTGGATGAGTTAATGGGCCGGGACCGAAACCTAGCCCCGGACGAGAAGCGCAGCAACGTGCGGTGGGACCACGAGAGC GTTTGTAAATATTATCTCTGTGGTTTTTGTCCTGCGGAATTGTTCACAAATACACGTTCTGATCTTG GTCCGTGTGAAAAAATTCATGATGAAAATCTACGAAAACA GTATGAGAAGAGCTCTCGTTTCATGAAAGTTGGCTATGAGAGAGATTTTTTGCGATACTTACAGAGCTTACTTGCAGAAGTAGAACGGAGGATCAGACGAGGCCATGCTCGTTTGGCATTATCTCAAAACCAGCAGTCTTCTGGG GCTGCTGGCCCAACaggcaaaaatgaagaaaaaattcaggTTCTAACAGACAAAATTGATGTACTTCTGCAACAG ATTGAAGAATTAGGGTCTGAAGGAAAAGTAGAAGAAGCCCAGGGGATGATGAAATTAGTTGAGCAattaaaagaagagagagaactgCTAAGGTCCACAACCTCG ACAATTGAAAGCTTTGCTgcacaagaaaaacaaatggaagttTGTGAAGTATGTGGAGCCTTTTTAATAGTAGGAGATGCCCAGTCCCGGGTAGATGACCATTTGATGGGAAAACAACACATGGGCTATGCCAAAATTAAAGCTACTGTAGAAGAATTAaaa GAAAAGTTAAGGAAAAGAACCGAAGAACCTGATCGTGATGAGCGTCTAAAAAAGgagaagcaagaaagagaagaaagagaaaaagaacgggagagagaaagggaagaaagagaaaggaaaagacgaagggaagaggaagaaagagaaaaagaaagggctcgtgacagagaaagaagaaagagaagtcgTTCACGAAGTAGACACTCAAGCCGAACATCAGACAGAAGATGCAGCAGGTCTCGGGACCACAAAAGGTCACGAAGTAGAGAAAGAAGGCGGAGCAG AAGTAGAGATCGACGAAGAAGCAGAAGCCATGATCGatcagaaagaaaacacagatctCGAAGTCGGGATCGAAGAAGATCAAAAAGCCGGGATCGAAAGTCATATAAGCACAGGAGCAAAAGTCGGGACAGAGAACAAGATAGAAAATCCAAGGAGAAAG acagggtctcagtgtcacccaggctgagtgcagtggcacgatcatggctcactgcagcctctacctccccggcccag GGCAGAAGATAA